The following proteins are encoded in a genomic region of Drosophila willistoni isolate 14030-0811.24 chromosome 2L unlocalized genomic scaffold, UCI_dwil_1.1 Seg196, whole genome shotgun sequence:
- the LOC6640285 gene encoding G2/mitotic-specific cyclin-B, with product MVGTTMKMLMDENATENIRPVQVKTMTVPSQNEATTKRAALGDLQNRGLNRGLTSKTTTNTKDAALKELKDVKLTNAVRNAKPRVDTHWKKQPLTSLAPNATNAAAAAPIAGPLLRANSLRNVGAATRSQITIASSKVKAESTSSSSSQSGGSNEQLTGVTTTTTTTTLRREDSHLSLKSLSKLRAALGKPAMGVAAIKKESATAALVKKEVVVKKEVVKKESTSAAASALTLNRLPKPQLSSAQATGSSSCNSISAALSLSSKRLANIEDIDANDKENLVLVSEYVNDIYDYLYQLEDEQPIHPDHLDGQLEVSQRMRSVLIDWINEVHLQFHMAAETFQLAVAIIDRYLQVVKNTKRSYLQLVGVTALFIATKYEELFPPTIADFVYITDDTYTARQIRVMELQILKAIDCNLSRPLPIHFLRRYSKAAGAEDEHHAMSKYFVELSMVDYELASYKPSEIAAGSLFLSLNLLNGNYQSRVGLNDKHWTPTLVHYSRYTATYLRPIARLIAKLARSAPQAKLRSIYQKYQENKFQKIAQRPELSGPLMDSIVAQKK from the exons ATGGTGGGCACGACGATGAAAATGCTTATGGATGAG aatgcAACGGAGAATATTCGTCCCGTTCAGGTGAAAACTATGACAGTGCCTTCACAAAATGAGGCAACCACAAAACGTGCAGCTTTAGGCGATCTACAGAATCGTGGACTTAATCGTGGCTTGACATCAAAGACCACCACCAACACGAAGGATGCGGCACTAAAAGA ATTGAAAGATGTAAAATTGACAAATGCTGTGCGCAATGCTAAGCCCCGCGTGGACACCCACTGGAAGAAACAGCCCTTGACCAGCCTTGCTCCAAATGCAACAAATGCTGCTGCAGCCGCTCCAATTGCTGGCCCCTTGTTGCGGGCCAATTCCTTGCGTAATGTTGGAGCTGCTACCAGATCACAAATTACCATTGCCAGCTCGAAGG TCAAGGCGGAGTCtacctcctcctcctcgtcCCAATCGGGTGGATCTAATGAGCAGTTGACTGGTGTTACCACCACTACGACGACCACCACTTTGCGTCGAGAGGATAGCCATTTGTCATTGAAATCCTTGAGCAAATTGCGTGCAGCATTGGGTAAACCTGCCATGGGTGTGGCTGCTATAAAGAAGGAGTCGGCTACAGCAGCATTGGTTAAAAAGGAGGTGGTCGTTAAAAAAGAAGTGGTTAAGAAGGAGAGCACTTCTGCTGCTGCCTCAGCGTTGACACTTAACCGTCTGCCAAAGCCGCAGCTATCCTCAGCTCAGGCcacaggcagcagcagctgcaactCCATCTCAGCCGCTCTGTCCTTGTCCAGCAAGCGTTTGGCCAACATTGAGGACATTGATGCTAATGACAAAGAGAACTTGGTACTTGTCTCTGAATACGTCAATGATATCTATGATTATCTTTATCAGTTGGAGGATGAGCAGCCAATACATCCAGACCATTTGGATGGCCAGTTGGAGGTATCGCAGAGAATGCGTTCAGTACTGATTGATTGGATAAATGAGGTGCATTTGCAATTCCACATGGCTGCAGAGACTTTCCAGTTGGCTGTAGCCATTATTGACCGCTATTTGCAAGTGGTTAAGAATACCAAGCGCAGCTATTTGCAATTGGTGGGCGTGACTGCCCTCTTCATAGCCACCAAATACGAGGAGCTATTCCCACCGACCATTGCTGATTTTGTGTACATCACCGATGATACCTATACTGCCAGGCAAATACGCGTAATGGAGCTGCAAATCCTAAAGGCAATCGATTGCAATCTATCGCGTCCTTTGCCAATACATTTCCTAAGACGTTACTCAAAGGCCGCTGGGGCAGAAGATGAACATCATGCCATGTCGAAATATTTTGTGGAATTATCCATGGTCGATTATGAATTGGCTAGCTATAAGCCCTCTGAG ATTGCCGCTGGATCTTTGTTCTTGTCGCTCAACTTGTTGAATGGTAATTATCAATCCAGAGTGGGGCTAAATGACAAACACTGGACCCCCACATTGGTCCATTATTCACGCTATACGGCCACATATTTGCGGCCAATTGCTCGACTGATTGCCAAATTGGCACGTTCTGCTCCGCAGGCCAAGCTGCGTTCCATTTATCAGAAATATCAAGAGAACAAGTTTCAGAAAATCGCCCAGAGACCCGAATTGAGTGGTCCTCTGATGGATTCCATAGTAGCTCAAAAGAAGTAG
- the LOC6640284 gene encoding A disintegrin and metalloproteinase with thrombospondin motifs 16, translating into MRAIGGPNQLYQISTLITLATFISAVASVFAPIPSTSDDSIHIKLRRQRSLLWHGIELDENKLPDLLMDHERALIFGLRSAKEEAPEFKLVHWAQHEKKTKKAVEKQQQQRPKRRHSRSISVQATNVDVDDANDDDDDHHQHTGGADNVDEMSKGKQSEGDDDVEAKLQLQQSPQLIDDAFIFIRSTPNGTEFVEHSSELLKQLEKCFYRGPSAAVNLCETGSVHGVFQQNASDFVIHPLPNRFGAGLHVIYQARSLPNSNNNNVTPEDIPVQFEPDLEEFNEPRQSRRRSHMQTKVQGLRLRFQPRHHHGAQHRRRRRRYIGPPPRRWPVPEDLNIETAIFTDSHLYRHMERNFGNKDAESKLIQYVLTILNGVQLLYHHATLGRRINFVLKRLDVWKYSNPPDLELSRDVDTYLNNFCKWQEKFNPESNNNILHYDHALLLTGLDLLTIGKNGQEMSQVVGLAPVSGMCTATSSCTVNEGKNFDSVFVVAHEIGHNLGLRHDSQENQCDSSMHIMSPTLGRGKVTWSKCSRDYLEQFLTLPQADCLFQRGNLKGHLDHTASGKLPGEIFDANQQCMLKYGKGSERATQQSRSQICLDLHCQIERFTKTSHPALEGTECGDNMWCRGGICVFRRNPQHSSGFNSLSQLSAASSAAVGAGKGSPSHDKASFMESSTSMSQLLHMRNDLPGISSWSSWSEPGACESGCLYGPSQRLREGSTGLRTFSRSCLNYHHRCMGRDRRFESCIAKNCYHVPVQTIKTYASQVCQKARKSDSELTGEGQQLVSTVEESCKVFCLTKNNNTKSRRWIFPDGTTCRTKYHTQNDIGYCIAGRCEIFSCDNSTTNFFKMDNTFCEDRFPRKEESKQQSTYKRYADRQIGITPRNRNENEVTFPVSYPRKSSYDKYKNHIERTSPPASPPPPPMPAPASLVSLERQKHDSEWLIKSGCHSNCMTDSKGIQVVSSRYTGAQSFQLCSHKFKPCETLQTAAEYAEQTCARYKMKVRGLSGHGAQISASIEEPDRSCRVGCQDEFIKYRYFLVNGNSGHFPLGTRCSQVHRRYCVYGKCLEFGEDNLPLQQSHISLALLRSRRDTRTRKKRSFLYYEPVNITETITQDFLNSIVSNLMDIEREPIELSPDNIEFTQPIHISMDELNSHNNYNNNYS; encoded by the exons ATGAGGGCAATTGGTGGGCCTAATCAACTTTATCAAATCTCAACTCTAATTACCTTGGCCACCTTCATCTCTGCCGTTGCCAGCGTCTTTGCCCCGATCCCATCAACCAGCGATGACTCCATTCACATTAAATTGCGTCGCCAGAGAAGTTTACTGTGGCATGGCATTGAG CTGGATGAGAACAAGCTGCCAGACCTTTTAATGGACCATGAGAGAGCTTTGATCTTTGGCCTAAGATCAGCCAAGGAAGAAG CGCCCGAATTCAAATTGGTGCACTGGGCACAGCATGAAAAGAAGACCAAGAAGGCGGTGgagaagcagcaacagcagaggCCAAAACGAAGGCATTCACGCAGTATTTCAGTGCAAG CAACCAATGTGGATGTAGATGATgctaatgatgatgatgatgatcatcatcaacaCACTGGAGGAGCCGACAACGTCGATGAAATGTCGAAGGGAAAACAAAGCGAGGGGGATGACGATGTGGAGGCCAAGCTGCAGCTTCAACAGTCACCGCAGCTAATTGACGATGCCTTCATCTTTATTAGAAGTACGCCAAATGGTACAGAATTTGTGGAGCATTCATCAGAATTGTTAAAGCAGCTGGAAAAGTGTTTCTATCGTGGTCCATCGGCGGCTGTCAATTTGTGTGAAACGGGCAGTGTG CATGGCGTCTTCCAGCAGAATGCCAGTGATTTTGTGATCCATCCACTGCCCAATCGATTTGGTGCTGGCCTCCATGTGATCTACCAAGCACGATCTCTGCcgaatagcaacaacaataatgtAACGCCTGAAGATATTCCCGTGCAATTTGAACCCGATCTAGAGGAATTCAATGAACCGAGACAAAGTCGTCGACGATCTCATATGCAAACGAAAGTTCAAGGTCTACGCTTGAGATTTCAACCGAGGCATCATCATGGAGCACAGCATCggcgacgtcgtcgtcgttacATAGGGCCACCACCGCGACGTTGGCCTGTGCCGGAGGATCTTAATATTGAGACGGCCATCTTTACGGACAGTCATCTTTATAGGCATATGGAGAGGAATTTCGGTAACAAAGATGCGGAAAGCAAGCTCATACAGTATGTACTGACTATACTGAACGGAGTGCAATTGCTCTATCATCATGCCACATTGGGTAGACGAATTAATTTCGTACTAAAACGTTTGGACGTTTGGAAATACTCGAATCCACCCGATTTAGAACTCTCTCGGGATGTGGACACATATTTGAATAATTTCTGCAAATGGCAAGAGAAATTTAATCCAGAATCAAATAACAATATATTGCATTATGATCATGCTTTGCTATTGACCGGTTTGGATCTTCTGACAATAGGCAAAAATGGCCAGGAAATGAGTCAAGTTGTGGGCTTGGCTCCCGTTTCGGGAATGTGTACAGCGACGTCGTCATGTACGGTGAATGAGGGCAAGAATTTTGATAGCGTTTTTGTGGTAGCTCATGAAATTGGACATAA TCTGGGTTTACGTCACGATAGCCAAGAGAATCAATGTGATTCTTCCATGCATATAATGTCACCGACCTTGGGACGTGGTAAAGTCACTTGGTCAAAGTGTTCCAGGGATTATTTAGAGCAATTTTTAAC ATTACCTCAAGCAGATTGTTTATTTCAAAGAGGCAATTTAAAGGGTCATTTGGATCATACAGCTAGTGGCAAGTTGCCAGGTGAAATCTTTGATGCCAATCAGCAATGCATGTTAAAGTATGGCAAGGGCTCGGAAAGGGCCACTCAACAGAGTCGATCACAAATCTGTCTTGATTTGCATTGCCAAATTGAACGTTTTACAAAAACCTCGCATCCAGCCTTGGAGGGCACGGAATGTGGCGATAATATG TGGTGTCGTGGTGGTATTTGTGTATTTCGACGGAATCCACAACATTCAAGCGGCTTCAATTCGCTGAGTCAACTGAGTGCAGCGTCCTCGGCGGCTGTGGGTGCTGGCAAGGGTTCGCCGAGTCATGACAAGGCCAGTTTTATGGAATCTAGCACAAGTATGAGTCAACTTTTGCATATGCGTAACGATTTGCCAGGCATCTCCTCTTGGAGTTCTTGGAGCGAACCGGGTGCCTGTGAATCTGGTTGCCTTTACGGACCATCACAGCGTTTGCGTGAGGGTAGCACGGGTTTGCGTACATTTAGCCGAAGTTGTCTCAACTATCATCATCGTTGCATGGGTCGGGATCGACGCTTTGAGAGTTGCATAGCCAAGAATTGCTATCATGTTCCAGTGCAAACAATCAAAACGTATGCCTCACAGGTTTGCCAGAAGGCAAGAAAATCCGACAGTGAACTAACTGGCGAGGGTCAACAGTTGGTATCAACTGTCGAGGAATCGTGTAAGGTGTTTTGTCTAACGAAAAACAATAATACCAAATCACGTCGCTGGATTTTTCCCGATGGCACAACATGTCGTACCAAGTATCATACACAAAATGATATTGGCTATTGCATCGCTGGACGTTGTGAGATCTTTTCATGTGACAATTCGACAACGAATTTCTTTAAAATGGATAATACATTCTGTGAGGATCGCTTTCCCCGCAAAGAGGAGTCCAAACAGCAGTCCACCTATAAAAGATATGCGGACAGGCAAATTGGTATAACGCCCAGGAATCGAAATGAGAATG AAGTAACCTTTCCTGTTAGTTATCCCAGAAAATCATCGTAtgacaaatataaaaatcacATAGAAAGAACATCTCCGCCGGCAtctccacctccacctcccATGCCGGCGCCAGCTTCATTGGTTTCATTGGAACGGCAGAAGCATGATTCGGAATGGCTGATCAAATCTGGTTGCCATTCCAATTGTATGACCGACTCGAAGGGCATTCAAGTGGTCAGTTCACGGTATACTGGAGCTCAGAGCTTTCAACTGTGTTCTCATAAGTTTAAACCATGTGAAACTTTGCAAACTGCCGCCGAATATGCTGAACAAACCTGTGCCCGCTACAAGATGAAAGTGCGTGGTCTATCTGGCCATGGAGCACAAATCTCGGCCAGCATAGAGGAACCCGATCGTAGTTGTCGTGTCGGCTGTCAGGATGAGTTTATCAAGTATCGATATTTTTTGGTCAATGGAAATAGTGGACATTTTCCTCTCGGTACGCGTTGCTCGCAAGTTCATCGCAGATATTGTGTCTATGGCAAATGTTTGGAATTCGGTGAGGATAATTTACCATTGCAACAATCGCATATAAGTCTGGCTTTGTTGCGAAGTCGCCGAGATACGCGGACGAGAAAAAAACGCAGTTTTCTCTACTACGAACCCGTCAATATAACAGAGACCATTACACAAGATTTTCTCAATAGCATTGTGAGTAATCTTATGGACATTGAAAGAGAACCAATTG AACTTTCACCTGATAACATCGAATTTACCCAACCCATACACATCTCCATGGACGAACTGAATAGCcacaataattataataataattatagcTGA